The following coding sequences lie in one Bacteroidota bacterium genomic window:
- a CDS encoding Eco57I restriction-modification methylase domain-containing protein: protein MKIKTMQSESLFPILENEQRWETKGIFSEHYLQTRLRESHYWPKDEDARPIYDFVAELWKKRFIGLSKGNEETTRREFLEKILEKLGISFYSNLGLPESERAQTPDYLLFEDEETKNRVFNEDNEVKHQAAIGLMEAKKVHHPLDQVSKKETPGRFPHQQMKDYLSQATNKTGEAYFRWGILSNGNVWRLYCRDAHPSSYFGFHLAGPEEYFCTFDDFKIFITLFQPQVFVKKDGRCALDEIREEAISFQTTLEEDLRRRIFAVVLDLANGFWKFKENKLSERDLPDLYNNCLILLYRLLFILYAEGRGLLPVKLSGAGSNKNYRERFSLQRFNLRLKKATEFHSDNFTDLYEELLKLFHLINGDKPKLNKECDVPRYNGGLFHPGNHLKLEQWRVGEKALAQVLRDLIFSAGHTERSKQGEFEWGAIDYADLEVRQLGDIYEGLLGGHIELQNDKLVLRSEKGELQISGTFYTPDWVVRFLVEKTLKPLIDAIEKSEGVLSALKKKKKDNSFALKVLKLNVLDNAMGSGHFLVRATEWLADQIVYHPTTKFQIENVPPGISQEQAEVAYWRRRVVEACIYGVDSNPLAVELTKLSLWLTCIASNEPLNFLDHHLRAGNSLIGAKLHELSVLPIHQKEEQIHFTFGKNLTEAVSDAIKEIEAIEEEASTEIDIVKKKEERWRDKVIKRLDPFRDVANLWISAASGLTINEAEYTQLASGFITSPKPRSKEFQEFKSTLDKFKDEYKRITDYLMPFHWELEFPDVFFHDDGTIKDNPGFDAILGNPPYISTQTSSGFEYRNAFEQRFGFVDDLYVHFVFQGFKLLRNGGTFGYIVSDTFFTLATKLRMRELLQHNRLFYIGQCDPFTATVDAAIFVAEKKDAKENYDLHFIQARYKTDGSTPDKELVELATKPMPLLINGTAPIEVGGGQHHVLHGNQGCLRLHRIGVDAYRSAVKSTFFEPTNAITLLYNRFNEPLKKLVTTWWEKIETSKKYDDNREEIFRYHQTLKPGDVSLVGLIADGGQGMRTANNGRFLGFIEKTEQAKDIEQRRKELTHLWNMNPQVKVPFAKLLEENEGDFEAIVEPLKNQFDPLRILGLKRGEIYRIVPNELLATQEDFNRAYELRKAELEERWKESKDFKAPYEELKKIHGERFCEIFHTLATRLKKKKLAITRLGVHSGEYYLDEVDAPRITTIYNGLDGKRVWVAFRKGDPEGNKWTDIEPLYIKWSNENVSFLHNNSGRPEPTMPVIRNAHLYFTEGVTYTLLGNHVELKAKLQPKCVFDAGASRLTPSVKGISAYTFLAVLNSNIFSFIIRKFIKNTAAYEINDLRMAPFVIPSKDQAAKLETLAKRAVEAKELTLRKLDPSVELIKYSRQLVKEQQNAPKYLQPRPQLLLLDSSEECLHAIELAVQWEVEKLYGVEGTGPFEEF from the coding sequence ATGAAAATTAAAACCATGCAATCGGAATCATTATTCCCCATCCTTGAGAACGAACAGCGTTGGGAAACAAAAGGAATATTCTCAGAGCATTATCTACAAACTCGTCTGAGGGAATCTCATTATTGGCCCAAAGATGAAGATGCCCGTCCAATTTATGATTTCGTTGCTGAATTATGGAAGAAGAGGTTTATAGGACTTTCGAAAGGTAACGAGGAAACAACTCGGCGTGAATTCCTGGAAAAGATTCTTGAGAAGTTAGGCATTTCATTTTATTCGAACCTCGGATTACCTGAGTCGGAGCGTGCACAGACACCAGATTATCTTCTTTTCGAAGATGAAGAAACTAAGAATCGTGTATTCAACGAGGATAATGAAGTAAAACACCAGGCGGCAATCGGTTTGATGGAAGCCAAAAAAGTTCATCATCCGCTTGATCAAGTTTCGAAGAAGGAAACACCCGGACGTTTTCCACACCAACAGATGAAGGATTATCTGAGTCAAGCAACAAACAAAACAGGGGAGGCATATTTTAGGTGGGGTATTTTATCAAATGGTAATGTGTGGAGATTATACTGTCGTGATGCTCATCCCTCATCGTATTTTGGATTCCATCTTGCAGGACCCGAAGAATATTTTTGCACTTTTGATGACTTTAAAATCTTTATCACCCTTTTCCAGCCGCAGGTCTTTGTAAAAAAAGATGGACGATGCGCTCTTGATGAGATACGTGAAGAAGCAATTAGTTTCCAAACAACTCTGGAAGAAGATTTACGTCGCCGTATTTTTGCCGTTGTGCTTGATCTTGCAAATGGGTTTTGGAAATTCAAAGAAAACAAACTTAGCGAAAGAGATCTTCCGGATCTCTATAACAACTGCTTGATTTTGCTTTACCGTTTGTTATTCATTCTCTATGCTGAGGGGAGAGGTTTATTGCCTGTGAAGCTTTCAGGTGCCGGTTCTAACAAAAACTATCGAGAGAGATTTTCATTACAAAGATTCAATCTCCGTCTCAAGAAGGCAACCGAATTCCATTCTGATAATTTTACCGATTTATACGAAGAACTTCTAAAACTATTTCATCTTATCAACGGCGATAAACCTAAACTAAATAAAGAATGCGATGTTCCAAGATATAACGGCGGACTTTTTCATCCCGGCAACCATTTAAAACTTGAACAATGGCGTGTTGGTGAAAAAGCACTTGCACAGGTATTGCGTGATTTGATTTTTAGTGCCGGGCATACGGAGCGCAGTAAACAAGGTGAATTCGAATGGGGTGCTATTGATTATGCCGATTTGGAAGTTCGACAACTCGGTGATATTTATGAGGGATTACTTGGTGGTCATATAGAACTTCAGAACGATAAACTTGTCCTTCGCAGTGAAAAAGGAGAACTCCAAATATCGGGTACTTTCTACACTCCGGATTGGGTCGTACGTTTTCTTGTTGAGAAGACACTCAAACCGCTAATTGACGCAATAGAAAAGAGTGAAGGGGTCTTGAGCGCTCTGAAGAAGAAAAAGAAAGATAACTCATTCGCACTTAAAGTATTGAAGCTTAACGTTCTAGATAATGCTATGGGTAGCGGACATTTTCTTGTCCGTGCTACTGAATGGCTTGCCGACCAAATCGTTTATCATCCAACAACAAAATTTCAGATTGAGAATGTGCCACCGGGAATTTCTCAAGAGCAAGCCGAAGTTGCTTACTGGCGACGGCGCGTTGTTGAAGCATGTATCTACGGTGTAGATTCAAATCCTTTGGCAGTTGAGCTAACGAAACTTTCACTCTGGCTCACGTGTATTGCTTCGAATGAGCCGTTAAATTTCCTCGATCATCATCTCCGTGCCGGCAATTCATTGATCGGTGCGAAACTTCACGAATTATCCGTGTTACCAATTCATCAAAAGGAAGAGCAAATACATTTTACATTTGGTAAAAATCTTACAGAAGCAGTAAGTGATGCCATAAAAGAAATTGAAGCTATCGAGGAAGAAGCTTCGACCGAGATTGATATTGTGAAGAAGAAGGAAGAACGCTGGCGGGATAAAGTTATAAAACGACTCGATCCTTTCAGAGATGTTGCAAACCTCTGGATATCTGCCGCTTCTGGATTGACCATCAATGAGGCGGAATACACGCAGCTTGCTTCTGGATTTATTACTTCACCGAAACCGCGCTCAAAGGAATTCCAAGAGTTCAAATCTACACTTGATAAGTTTAAAGATGAATACAAACGCATTACTGACTATTTGATGCCGTTTCACTGGGAGTTAGAATTCCCGGATGTTTTTTTTCACGACGATGGAACCATAAAAGACAATCCTGGCTTTGATGCGATTCTTGGAAATCCACCGTACATCTCTACACAAACATCAAGCGGTTTTGAATACCGAAATGCATTTGAGCAACGGTTCGGTTTCGTTGATGATCTCTATGTACACTTTGTGTTTCAAGGATTTAAGCTACTCCGTAACGGGGGAACTTTTGGCTACATCGTTTCTGACACCTTCTTTACGCTTGCAACAAAATTGCGTATGCGCGAGCTTCTCCAGCATAACCGGTTGTTTTACATTGGGCAATGCGATCCATTTACCGCGACGGTGGATGCTGCAATTTTCGTTGCTGAGAAAAAAGATGCAAAAGAAAATTATGATCTGCATTTCATACAGGCACGTTATAAAACAGACGGTAGCACGCCCGACAAAGAACTTGTTGAGCTTGCCACGAAGCCAATGCCTCTTCTGATTAACGGCACAGCGCCAATAGAGGTAGGCGGAGGACAGCATCATGTTCTTCATGGAAATCAGGGTTGTTTACGTTTGCATCGAATTGGCGTTGATGCGTACCGTTCCGCTGTCAAGTCAACGTTCTTTGAGCCAACAAATGCGATAACTCTTTTATATAATAGATTTAATGAACCACTCAAGAAACTAGTTACCACATGGTGGGAGAAAATTGAAACATCGAAAAAGTATGATGACAATCGCGAAGAAATATTTCGCTATCATCAAACACTGAAGCCAGGAGATGTATCACTCGTCGGTTTAATTGCCGATGGTGGACAAGGAATGAGGACGGCAAACAACGGCAGATTTCTTGGTTTTATTGAGAAAACTGAACAAGCAAAAGATATAGAGCAACGTAGGAAAGAACTTACGCACTTATGGAATATGAACCCCCAAGTCAAAGTACCTTTTGCGAAACTGCTTGAAGAAAATGAAGGTGACTTTGAAGCTATTGTTGAACCGTTAAAGAATCAGTTTGATCCTCTCCGAATTTTGGGATTAAAACGTGGAGAAATTTATAGGATTGTTCCAAATGAGTTGTTAGCAACACAAGAAGATTTTAACCGTGCTTACGAATTGAGAAAAGCGGAGCTTGAAGAACGATGGAAAGAATCAAAGGATTTTAAAGCTCCTTACGAAGAGTTGAAGAAAATACACGGCGAAAGGTTTTGTGAGATTTTTCATACTCTTGCAACTCGACTAAAGAAAAAGAAGCTTGCTATTACACGCCTTGGTGTTCATTCCGGTGAATATTATTTAGACGAGGTAGATGCCCCACGTATTACAACTATCTATAATGGTTTAGATGGTAAACGAGTTTGGGTTGCATTCCGTAAAGGTGATCCAGAAGGAAATAAATGGACAGATATTGAACCGCTCTACATTAAATGGTCAAATGAGAATGTAAGCTTCTTGCACAATAATAGTGGAAGGCCAGAACCCACTATGCCAGTAATCCGAAATGCACATCTGTATTTTACAGAAGGTGTAACCTATACTTTACTTGGCAATCACGTTGAACTAAAAGCAAAGCTTCAACCCAAATGTGTGTTCGATGCAGGCGCTTCTCGCCTTACACCAAGCGTTAAGGGAATTTCTGCCTACACGTTTTTAGCGGTGTTGAACAGTAACATTTTTAGTTTCATTATTAGGAAGTTTATCAAGAACACAGCAGCATACGAAATCAACGATCTACGAATGGCACCATTTGTCATCCCCTCTAAAGACCAAGCCGCTAAACTTGAGACGCTTGCCAAGAGAGCCGTCGAAGCAAAAGAGCTTACGCTTAGAAAACTAGACCCATCGGTAGAGTTAATAAAATACTCCCGGCAGTTAGTAAAGGAACAGCAAAACGCACCTAAGTATCTCCAACCGCGCCCACAATTGTTATTACTCGATTCTTCAGAAGAATGTCTCCACGCCATTGAGCTTGCAGTCCAATGGGAAGTGGAAAAGCTGTACGGCGTAGAAGGCACAGGACCGTTTGAGGAGTTTTAA
- a CDS encoding DUF429 domain-containing protein, whose translation MSNKERVLFSIVGIDLAGSPMRNTGICLLKGKNVVKYATVYSDSEIISFVEEAKPALVAIDAPLNLPPGRKNIEDRNGEHFRPCDRELLKRGIRFFPITLGPMRPLTVRGIKLKKKLQRKGYKVIEIYPGAAQDVWGIPRKQKGLPKLRRGLEKLGLKGLNKDMNGDELDAITGALTGRLFLLRKTEVLGNFKEGAIVVPQK comes from the coding sequence TTGAGTAATAAGGAAAGAGTTTTATTTTCGATCGTCGGTATCGACCTTGCTGGCAGCCCGATGCGGAACACAGGTATTTGTTTACTGAAAGGGAAGAATGTAGTTAAGTATGCGACTGTATATTCAGATTCTGAAATAATTTCTTTTGTGGAAGAAGCTAAGCCAGCTCTTGTTGCAATAGATGCGCCATTAAACCTGCCTCCCGGACGAAAAAATATTGAAGACAGGAATGGCGAGCATTTCCGTCCGTGCGATAGGGAGTTGTTGAAACGCGGTATCCGGTTCTTTCCGATTACACTTGGTCCAATGCGTCCTCTAACTGTCCGTGGGATTAAACTGAAAAAAAAATTGCAAAGAAAAGGATACAAGGTCATTGAAATTTACCCCGGTGCCGCTCAGGATGTGTGGGGTATTCCACGAAAACAAAAAGGACTTCCAAAACTCAGGCGCGGTTTAGAAAAGCTTGGACTAAAAGGTTTGAATAAGGATATGAACGGCGATGAGCTTGATGCTATTACTGGGGCATTAACTGGAAGATTATTTTTACTGCGTAAAACTGAAGTGTTAGGGAATTTTAAAGAAGGGGCGATTGTGGTGCCGCAGAAATAA
- a CDS encoding sigma-54 dependent transcriptional regulator produces the protein MKTILIIDDEKSIRDAVKMILTYEKYEVMLAEDGSKGLAALNNPENQIDAVLLDVKMPGMDGIEVLQTIKSRHTDLPIIMISGHGTIETAVEATKLGAFDFLTKPLDRDKLLVTLRNALEHKKLTSEIETIRQKLEGKDKILGESQKLKKILSLIERIAPTDTRVLITGENGTGKELVAKAIHRFSKRSAKTMVEVNCAAIPHDLIESELFGHEKGSFTGATAQRIGKFEQADGGTIFLDEIGDMSLAAQAKVLRVLEEGKIERVGGNRLISVDVRVIAATNKNLIEEIKKGNFREDLYHRLNVIPIHVPSLRERREDIPILAKAFAEDICKRNGFAPKKISDRALDYLNGLGWSGNVRELRNIIERLVIMASGNTIDVDALETVGGAKGGVLDDIVSTSHNFQEFKNRSEALYIKRLLDLHKWNKSKTAKALDIERSHLHSKIKKYGLEREDNSDIG, from the coding sequence ATGAAAACAATCTTAATAATTGACGATGAGAAGAGTATCCGCGATGCAGTTAAAATGATACTCACCTACGAAAAATATGAAGTAATGCTTGCTGAAGATGGATCGAAAGGATTAGCTGCTCTGAATAATCCTGAAAATCAAATTGACGCTGTTCTTCTCGATGTAAAAATGCCGGGTATGGATGGCATCGAAGTATTACAAACTATAAAAAGCCGGCATACCGACTTGCCTATAATAATGATATCCGGGCACGGCACAATCGAGACTGCCGTCGAGGCAACAAAATTAGGCGCCTTCGATTTTTTAACCAAACCGCTCGATAGAGACAAATTGCTTGTAACGCTTCGCAACGCTCTCGAGCATAAAAAATTAACTTCTGAAATAGAAACAATCCGTCAGAAACTTGAAGGTAAAGATAAAATTTTAGGAGAGAGCCAGAAGCTTAAAAAGATATTATCGCTGATTGAGCGAATAGCTCCGACCGACACACGAGTTCTGATAACCGGCGAAAACGGAACCGGCAAAGAATTAGTAGCTAAAGCAATCCATCGTTTTAGCAAGCGTTCCGCAAAAACAATGGTCGAAGTAAACTGTGCTGCTATTCCTCACGATTTGATTGAATCGGAGTTGTTCGGACACGAGAAAGGTTCATTCACAGGCGCAACTGCGCAGCGCATTGGTAAGTTCGAGCAAGCCGACGGCGGCACAATTTTCCTCGATGAAATCGGGGACATGAGTTTAGCTGCTCAAGCAAAAGTTTTACGTGTACTCGAAGAAGGAAAAATTGAGAGAGTTGGCGGCAATAGATTAATTTCTGTTGATGTTCGTGTAATTGCAGCAACAAATAAAAATTTGATTGAGGAAATTAAAAAAGGTAATTTCAGAGAAGATTTATACCATCGTCTGAATGTTATCCCTATACACGTGCCTTCCCTACGTGAAAGACGTGAAGACATTCCAATATTAGCCAAAGCGTTCGCAGAAGATATTTGCAAGCGCAACGGATTTGCACCAAAGAAAATTTCCGACAGGGCATTAGATTATCTTAATGGACTTGGATGGAGCGGTAATGTTCGTGAGCTTCGGAATATAATTGAACGGCTTGTAATAATGGCTTCTGGAAATACGATAGATGTTGATGCACTCGAAACTGTGGGTGGCGCAAAAGGGGGCGTTCTTGATGATATAGTTTCGACGAGTCATAATTTTCAGGAGTTCAAGAATAGGTCGGAAGCGCTGTACATAAAACGCTTACTCGATTTACACAAATGGAATAAAAGTAAAACCGCCAAAGCACTCGATATCGAGAGAAGCCACCTGCACAGTAAGATTAAGAAGTATGGGTTGGAAAGAGAAGATAATTCTGATATTGGATAA
- a CDS encoding Bro-N domain-containing protein: MENNKVALFKGRQIRRIIHNNEWWFVVEDVVLALTDSLNPKDYINKIRRRDPELAKGYGQIVHTLPILTEGGMQQMNCANTEGIFRIIQSIPSPKAEPFKRWLAKVGYERVQEIENPELATKRTRMLYKLKGYPEDWIEKRMRGIAIREELTDEWQKRGAEEQKDYKILTAEISKATFGVTPSQYKKLKRLKRENLRDHMDDLELIFTMLGERATTEIHRTENSHGVPKLKSDAKAGGDIAGGARKKLEKRLGKSIVSKKNYLPKLKRRKLPR, from the coding sequence ATGGAAAACAATAAAGTCGCTTTATTCAAAGGAAGACAAATTCGGAGAATAATTCATAACAATGAATGGTGGTTTGTAGTTGAAGATGTAGTACTCGCACTGACTGATAGTTTAAATCCGAAAGACTACATAAATAAGATTAGACGACGTGATCCGGAACTTGCCAAAGGGTATGGACAAATTGTCCATACCCTTCCCATCTTAACAGAGGGCGGAATGCAACAAATGAATTGTGCTAACACCGAGGGCATCTTCCGTATAATTCAATCCATCCCGTCGCCCAAAGCCGAACCGTTTAAACGCTGGTTAGCAAAAGTCGGTTACGAGCGCGTTCAGGAAATTGAAAACCCGGAATTGGCAACAAAACGCACAAGAATGCTATACAAGCTCAAAGGATATCCGGAAGATTGGATAGAAAAACGGATGCGGGGAATTGCAATCCGTGAGGAACTTACAGACGAATGGCAAAAGCGTGGGGCTGAAGAACAAAAAGATTATAAAATTTTGACTGCCGAAATATCGAAAGCAACTTTCGGTGTTACACCATCGCAATATAAAAAACTGAAGAGATTAAAACGGGAAAACCTCCGCGACCACATGGACGACCTCGAATTGATTTTTACGATGTTGGGTGAGCGGGCTACGACTGAAATTCACCGGACAGAAAATTCACACGGTGTTCCTAAATTAAAATCGGATGCAAAAGCCGGTGGAGATATTGCCGGCGGCGCAAGGAAGAAGTTAGAAAAAAGGTTAGGCAAATCTATCGTTTCAAAGAAGAACTATTTACCAAAATTAAAGCGGCGGAAATTACCCCGTTAG